The sequence below is a genomic window from Cedecea neteri.
AAAACGTCATCATCCAGCCTGGCGATTGGCCGCCTGAGCGGCGGGAACCAGCAAAAAGCAATTCTTGCCCGCTGCCTGTTGCTCAACCCGCGCATCCTGATACTCGATGAACCCACGCGAGGCATCGATATTGGCGCGAAATACGAGATCTACAAACTTATCAATCAACTGGTGCAGCAGGGGATCGCCGTCATTGTCATATCCTCTGAACTCCCCGAAGTGCTCGGCCTGAGCGATCGCGTACTGGTGATGCACGAAGGCCGCATTAAAGCCGATTTGATTAACCATAATCTGACCCAGGAAAAGGTCATGGAAGCCGCCCTGAGGAGTGACCCCCATGTCGAAAAGCAATTTGTCTGAAATGAAACTGACGGCACCAGGCCGCGCCTCCGTTGAGGCATTAAAATCTCTGAATTTGCAGGTTTTTGTCATGATTGCCGCCATCCTGGTGATCATGCTGTTCTTTACGTGGCAAACGGACGGCGCTTACCTGAGCGCCCGCAACGTCTCCAACCTGCTTCGGCAAACGGCCATTACCGGCATCCTCGCGGTAGGCATGGTGTTCGTCATTATTTCGGCTGAAATCGACCTCTCGGTTGGCTCAATGATGGGTCTTCTGGGCGGCGTAGCGGCCATTTTTGACGTCTGGCTCGGCTGGCCTCTGCCACTCACCATTGTCGTCACGCTGGCCCTGGGTCTGGTTCTCGGGGCATGGAACGGATGGTGGGTTGCCTATCGCAAAGTGCCGTCGTTTATCGTCACGCTGGCGGGCATGCTGGCGTTCCGCGGCATCCTGATAGGCATCACCAACGGCACCACCGTATCGCCTACCAGCGGAGCCATGTCGCAAATCGGGCAAAGCTACCTGTCAGACGGCATTGGCTTTACCGTTGGCGTTATCGGTTTGATGGGCTTTATTGCCTGGCAATGGCGGCTGCGCATGCGCCGTCAGGCTTTGGGCCTTACCGCGCCCGCGTCAGGTGGCGTTGTTGGCCGCCAGGCAATCACCGCGGTGATCGTGCTCGGCGCCATCTGGCTGCTGAACGACTATCGTGGCGTCCCTACGCCGGTACTTATCCTCGCTCTGCTGCTGCTCGCCGGGATGTTTATGGCCACCCGAACCGCGTTTGGCCGCCGAATTTACGCCATCGGCGGCAATATCGATGCTGCACGCCTTTCGGGAATCAACGTCGAACGTACCAAACTCGCCGTGTTTGCGATTAACGGCCTGATGGTGGCGATTGCCGGGTTGATTCTTAGCTCGCGCCTCGGGGCCGGCTCACCTTCCGCAGGGAATATCGCCGAACTGGATGCCATTGCCGCCTGCGTCATCGGTGGAACCAGCCTGGCGGGCGGTATCGGTAGCGTTGCCGGTGCGGTGATGGGGGCATTCATTATGGCTTCGCTCGACAACGGCATGAGCATGATGGACGTCCCGACCTTCTGGCAGTACATCGTGAAAGGCGCCATTTTGCTGCTCGCGGTGTGGATGGATTCTGCGACAAAACGACGGGCGTAATAGGCCTGAGGCAAAACGTGCAAACGATCACAATGCCGGGGTGGCGTTCCCCGGCTCGCTCGCGGCTGTGGTATTCAGACATCAGGTTAGCTACGGGAAACTATCGGCATGTTTGAGAAACGTCATCGCATCACGCTGTTATTCAACGCCAATAAAGTCTATGACCGTCAGGTGGTCGAAGGCGTGGGGGAATATTTGCAGGCCTCTCAGTCAGAATGGGATATTTTTATCGAAGAGGATTTCCGCGCCCGTATCGATAATATCAAAGAGTGGCTGGGCGACGGCGTGATTGCCGATTTTGACGATCGGGAGATTGAACACTTACTGGAAGGCGCCGAAGTCCCGATTGTCGGCGTCGGTGGCTCCTACCACACGCCGGAGCACTATCCCGCAGTGCATTACATCGCGACCGACAACCACGCGCTGGTGGAAAGCGCCTTCCTGCACCTGAAAGAGAAAGGCGTTCAGCGTTTTGCGTTTTATGGCTTGCCCGGCTCGAGCGGCAAACGCTGGGCCGCCGAGCGAGAGCACGCTTTTCGTCAACTGGTTGCGAAGGAAAAGTACCGGGGCGTGGTTTACCAGGGCATAGAAACGGCACCAGAAAACTGGCAGCACGCCCAGAACCGCCTTGCGGACTGGGTACAAACGCTGCCGCCGCAAACCGGCATTATTGCGGTCACAGACGCCCGCGCCCGCCACCTGCTGCAGGTTTGCGAGCACCTGCATATCCCCGTCCCGGAAAAGCTTTGCGTGATCGGCATCGATAACGAGGAGCTGACCCGCTATTTATCGCGGGTTGCGCTCTCGTCAGTGGCACAGGGTACGCGTCAGATGGGCTATCAGGCCGCCAAATTGCTGCATCGCCTGCTGGACAGAGAAATCCTGCCTCTGCAGCGCGTGCTTGTGCCGCCGGTGAGGGTTGTGGAACGCCGCTCTACGGATTATCGCTCGCTGCACGACCCGGCGGTAATTCAGGCGATGCACTACATCCGCAATCACGCCTGCAAGGGAATTAAAGTCGAGCAAGTGCTGGATGCGGTCGGCATCTCGCGTTCGAACCTGGAGAAGCGTTTTAAAGAGGAGGTCGGCGAGACGATTCACGCGGTGATCCACGCCGAAAAACTGGAAAAAGCGCGCAGCCTGCTTATTTCAACATCCTTATCTATCAATGAAATATCACAGGTGTGCGGCTACCCATCTTTGCAATATTTCTATTCGGTATTTAAAAAAGAGTATGACGCCACGCCTAAAGAGCACCGCGATCGCTTTAGCGAAATTTTAGTTTAAAGCTCTACTCTAGATAATTCGAGTTGCAGGACAAAAAGGCTTTCAGGTCTTTTTGAACGGCGTTTACGCTGACCCCGTAGGGGCGAGGCTCCGCTGAGTAACGCGGCAAGGCCGTGAATCCTCAGGAGCATAGCTAACTATGTGACTGAGGTGAGCGGGTGCAGCTAACGCATCTGCGGCTTGAAGTATGACGAGTATATAAATAACAATGCCCTCCGAAGAGGGCATTGTTTATTTCATTCAGACAATGAAAATTAATTAGGCAACATTAAACGCTGGTTGCTCTGATACATCGCGAACAGGAAGTTATTATAGCTTGAGCCTTTCGCTGAATACCCTTTCAGCTTGTGAATCATATTATTAGCCGTCACTTCCTGATCCGCTTTGCGCAGCTTGGCGCGCTCTTTACGGAACGAAGAATAGGCCGGATGGGTATTCAAGTTTGCTACGTAAGCATTCACGCCTTCATTCACAGAGCCATAATGCAGGTAGCCTTTCACTTTACCCGGCTCGCTGTTGCAATGGCGCTTGGTGCACTTCAT
It includes:
- the xylH gene encoding xylose ABC transporter permease XylH; the protein is MSKSNLSEMKLTAPGRASVEALKSLNLQVFVMIAAILVIMLFFTWQTDGAYLSARNVSNLLRQTAITGILAVGMVFVIISAEIDLSVGSMMGLLGGVAAIFDVWLGWPLPLTIVVTLALGLVLGAWNGWWVAYRKVPSFIVTLAGMLAFRGILIGITNGTTVSPTSGAMSQIGQSYLSDGIGFTVGVIGLMGFIAWQWRLRMRRQALGLTAPASGGVVGRQAITAVIVLGAIWLLNDYRGVPTPVLILALLLLAGMFMATRTAFGRRIYAIGGNIDAARLSGINVERTKLAVFAINGLMVAIAGLILSSRLGAGSPSAGNIAELDAIAACVIGGTSLAGGIGSVAGAVMGAFIMASLDNGMSMMDVPTFWQYIVKGAILLLAVWMDSATKRRA
- the xylR gene encoding D-xylose utilization transcriptional activator XylR (D-xylose enhances binding of XylR to the xyl promoter and activates transcription.); translated protein: MFEKRHRITLLFNANKVYDRQVVEGVGEYLQASQSEWDIFIEEDFRARIDNIKEWLGDGVIADFDDREIEHLLEGAEVPIVGVGGSYHTPEHYPAVHYIATDNHALVESAFLHLKEKGVQRFAFYGLPGSSGKRWAAEREHAFRQLVAKEKYRGVVYQGIETAPENWQHAQNRLADWVQTLPPQTGIIAVTDARARHLLQVCEHLHIPVPEKLCVIGIDNEELTRYLSRVALSSVAQGTRQMGYQAAKLLHRLLDREILPLQRVLVPPVRVVERRSTDYRSLHDPAVIQAMHYIRNHACKGIKVEQVLDAVGISRSNLEKRFKEEVGETIHAVIHAEKLEKARSLLISTSLSINEISQVCGYPSLQYFYSVFKKEYDATPKEHRDRFSEILV